Proteins encoded in a region of the Psychromicrobium lacuslunae genome:
- a CDS encoding siderophore-interacting protein, translating to MTAGTAASQNAAKVKPLVAFEVEVDRVQSLSPHFKRITFSSEQLRNFGSDAEGNTLDLRIKVMVPSPGHPLPDFAELMETHDSNWYQTWLRMDPESRGYMRTYTVREARPEAAEIDVDFVLHPPAAGVAAGPAASWAEQASVGEPMVLIGPNGLAGPCLGIEFKPGNARRVLLVGDETAVPAIAAILENLDAEVTGEVIIEVPEAADFQDLKAPAGVKIQWLSRAGAGAPASHGELLDAAVRATILPGSQHGPVELEEVDVDAEILWETPDAAHPPIAPSGPESEAHRLYAWIAGEAAVIRELRRYLVREVGMDRGQVAFMGYWRMGKAESS from the coding sequence ATGACAGCAGGTACTGCAGCCAGTCAGAACGCGGCTAAGGTCAAACCACTCGTTGCCTTCGAGGTGGAGGTGGACAGGGTGCAAAGCCTGAGTCCACACTTTAAGCGAATCACTTTCAGCTCCGAGCAGCTGCGCAATTTTGGTTCCGATGCGGAGGGCAATACCTTGGATCTGCGGATCAAGGTGATGGTTCCCTCGCCGGGTCACCCGCTGCCGGACTTCGCTGAGTTAATGGAAACCCACGACTCCAATTGGTATCAGACCTGGTTGCGAATGGATCCGGAGAGCCGTGGCTATATGCGCACCTATACGGTGCGTGAAGCCCGACCAGAGGCTGCCGAGATCGATGTGGATTTTGTGCTTCATCCGCCTGCTGCCGGAGTTGCCGCCGGACCAGCAGCGAGCTGGGCCGAGCAGGCGAGCGTTGGCGAGCCAATGGTATTGATTGGTCCCAATGGCCTCGCAGGCCCCTGCCTCGGCATTGAGTTCAAACCGGGGAATGCGCGTCGGGTGCTGTTGGTTGGCGATGAGACAGCGGTGCCAGCGATTGCGGCCATCCTGGAAAATCTCGATGCTGAGGTGACCGGCGAGGTGATCATTGAGGTGCCGGAAGCAGCGGATTTTCAAGATCTCAAGGCTCCTGCCGGTGTGAAGATCCAATGGCTCTCGCGGGCCGGAGCCGGAGCACCCGCGAGCCACGGAGAGCTCCTTGATGCCGCGGTACGTGCCACCATCCTGCCAGGCTCGCAGCACGGCCCGGTGGAACTGGAAGAGGTCGATGTGGACGCCGAGATTCTCTGGGAGACTCCTGATGCGGCTCACCCGCCGATTGCTCCTAGCGGCCCCGAATCCGAAGCCCATCGACTGTATGCCTGGATCGCTGGAGAAGCAGCGGTGATTCGTGAATTGCGTCGTTACCTGGTGCGCGAGGTCGGTATGGACCGTGGTCAGGTGGCATTTATGGGCTATTGGCGGATGGGGAAGGCCGAAAGTAGCTGA
- a CDS encoding ABC transporter ATP-binding protein — MRQQTGSGKAPMSAGSASLKAQGISLGYAERLIVEELSVELPAGQITMIVGANACGKSTLLRGLARLLKPSAGSVLLDGADIHQQAAKQVAQRLGLLPQAPSAPEGITVSELVGRGRYPHQGWFRKWSREDDEAVADALEATSTLQLADREVDELSGGQRQRVWIAMALAQQTPLLLLDEPTTYLDMAHQVEVLDLITELNRSRGTTVAIVLHELNLAARYGDHLIAIKEGKIAAQGTPAEVLDAELVREVFGLESMVLPDPITGAPMVIPQGRQHARALNSVSQAAKQTRAHADPQPTDNNHDTSLEGVEA, encoded by the coding sequence ATGCGCCAGCAGACCGGTAGCGGAAAGGCCCCCATGAGTGCGGGCTCAGCCAGTTTGAAAGCTCAGGGCATCTCCCTGGGCTACGCGGAGCGGCTCATTGTCGAAGAGCTCAGCGTGGAGCTACCGGCCGGGCAGATCACTATGATCGTCGGGGCGAATGCCTGCGGTAAGTCAACCCTGCTGCGTGGGTTGGCCAGGCTGCTCAAGCCCTCCGCCGGAAGCGTACTGTTGGACGGCGCTGATATTCACCAGCAAGCAGCCAAGCAGGTGGCGCAAAGGCTCGGGTTACTGCCCCAGGCACCGAGCGCGCCCGAGGGCATCACCGTTTCTGAACTGGTGGGTCGTGGCCGCTACCCGCATCAGGGCTGGTTCAGGAAGTGGTCCAGAGAAGACGATGAGGCGGTTGCCGATGCTCTTGAGGCAACCTCAACCCTGCAATTAGCAGATCGGGAAGTGGACGAACTCTCCGGCGGACAACGGCAGCGAGTCTGGATTGCGATGGCGCTGGCCCAGCAGACCCCGCTGCTATTGCTTGACGAGCCAACTACCTATCTCGATATGGCCCATCAGGTCGAGGTGCTCGATCTGATTACCGAGCTCAATCGCAGCCGGGGTACCACCGTCGCCATCGTGCTGCACGAACTCAACCTCGCGGCACGCTACGGCGACCATTTGATTGCGATCAAAGAAGGGAAGATCGCGGCGCAGGGAACCCCGGCGGAGGTGCTCGATGCTGAGCTGGTCCGCGAGGTTTTCGGTCTTGAGTCGATGGTGCTGCCCGACCCGATCACCGGGGCCCCGATGGTGATTCCGCAGGGTCGGCAACATGCCAGAGCACTCAACTCGGTGTCTCAAGCCGCGAAGCAGACCAGAGCCCATGCCGACCCTCAGCCGACCGATAATAACCACGACACCAGCTTGGAAGGAGTAGAAGCATGA
- a CDS encoding FecCD family ABC transporter permease gives MSAQLLAPAGERDSSRTIDSLKLLRAQRARLRRKTVLVCLGLATLSFALLAVNILLGSFTVTIPDFFAMLFGKTIPGASFIVMENKLPRAVLGLLVGLAFGVGGTIFQTLLRNPLASPDIIGISQGASASAVAAIVFFGASGATVSLVAIIGAVLLALLIVALAGRNSGGRLILVGLGVAALMNAFVTFVMQRAEINRAQDAIVWLTGSLNSANWDRVVALSGALLLIWPLSALFSARLGTLQLGDDTAAGLGIAVSRTKLGLILVGVALIAVATAAAGPVAFVAFLAGPIARRLLAGRISLLASGLVGASIVLAADYVAAYLIPGGAALPVGVVTGATGAPFLLWLLISSNRRGNAA, from the coding sequence ATGAGCGCGCAACTGTTGGCTCCGGCTGGCGAGCGTGATTCAAGCCGCACAATCGATTCACTGAAGCTGCTGCGTGCGCAGCGCGCTCGGTTACGCCGCAAAACGGTGCTGGTCTGCCTCGGCCTGGCAACCTTGAGCTTTGCCCTGCTGGCCGTCAACATCCTGCTTGGCAGTTTTACCGTGACGATTCCTGATTTCTTCGCAATGCTCTTTGGTAAGACTATCCCGGGCGCCAGTTTCATCGTGATGGAGAATAAATTGCCGCGAGCCGTGCTCGGCCTGCTGGTCGGGCTGGCCTTCGGGGTTGGTGGAACGATCTTCCAGACCTTGCTGCGAAACCCGCTGGCGAGCCCCGACATCATTGGCATTTCGCAAGGCGCAAGCGCCAGCGCGGTGGCCGCGATCGTTTTCTTCGGTGCCAGCGGAGCCACTGTCTCCCTGGTCGCTATTATTGGCGCCGTCTTGCTTGCGCTACTGATAGTGGCATTGGCGGGCCGGAATTCCGGTGGCCGATTGATTTTGGTTGGTTTGGGAGTGGCGGCTCTGATGAACGCCTTTGTTACCTTCGTGATGCAGCGTGCTGAGATCAACCGGGCCCAGGACGCCATTGTCTGGCTGACCGGCTCATTGAACTCCGCCAACTGGGACCGGGTGGTGGCGCTGAGCGGCGCACTGCTGTTGATCTGGCCGCTGAGCGCACTGTTCTCTGCCCGACTAGGCACCTTGCAACTCGGTGACGATACTGCCGCGGGTCTAGGGATTGCGGTAAGTCGAACTAAATTGGGCCTCATTTTGGTCGGGGTTGCCTTAATCGCTGTGGCGACGGCGGCGGCCGGGCCGGTTGCTTTTGTTGCTTTCTTAGCCGGCCCGATAGCGCGAAGACTTCTAGCTGGCAGGATCTCGTTGCTCGCTTCCGGCTTAGTCGGGGCAAGTATCGTGCTGGCCGCTGATTATGTCGCGGCGTATCTGATTCCCGGTGGCGCTGCGCTTCCGGTGGGGGTCGTTACTGGAGCGACGGGTGCCCCCTTCTTGCTCTGGCTGCTGATCAGCAGCAATCGCCGCGGGAACGCTGCCTGA
- a CDS encoding FecCD family ABC transporter permease, whose protein sequence is MTEVLDRPESAEQSVTAARRSGPARKTVVLIVLVTVLALVSMVSVAVGARFVSVSTVIDALAHLNQSDGGDWDVVHSRIPRTVAALLTGACLGLAGTVMQGVARNPLADPGILGVNAGAALAVIVAVVYFGIHTLSGYVWFAFLGAALAAVLVYAVASLGREGATPVKLALAGAALTAGLGSLLNALLITNQDALASFRNWQVGSIAGKNLEQILSVLPFMVIGTLILLFTGRILNGLALGDDLARGLGQNPALGRGLSALGVVLLCGSATALAGPIGFIGLIVPHLLRTLIGTDYRWLLPYSLLTAPIVLVAADVLGRIVLLPGEVPAGIISVIIGAPVFIWLVRKRKAISL, encoded by the coding sequence ATGACCGAGGTCCTTGATCGGCCCGAGTCAGCTGAGCAGTCGGTGACGGCGGCTCGGCGCTCCGGCCCGGCTCGCAAAACAGTGGTGCTGATCGTGCTGGTGACGGTGCTGGCACTAGTCAGCATGGTCTCGGTGGCGGTCGGTGCGCGGTTCGTGTCAGTGAGCACGGTGATTGATGCCTTGGCACATCTCAATCAGAGCGATGGCGGTGACTGGGACGTGGTACATAGCCGGATCCCGCGTACCGTGGCGGCTTTACTCACCGGTGCTTGCTTGGGGCTGGCCGGCACCGTAATGCAAGGGGTGGCGAGGAACCCATTGGCCGATCCGGGCATTCTGGGGGTGAATGCCGGTGCCGCGCTCGCGGTGATCGTGGCTGTGGTGTACTTCGGTATCCACACCCTGAGCGGATACGTCTGGTTTGCTTTCCTTGGTGCCGCGCTCGCTGCGGTGCTGGTTTACGCGGTGGCGAGTCTGGGCCGCGAGGGAGCCACTCCGGTCAAACTCGCGCTGGCTGGCGCGGCGTTGACCGCCGGGCTGGGCTCGCTGCTCAACGCCCTGCTGATCACGAATCAGGATGCCCTGGCCTCGTTTCGAAACTGGCAGGTCGGTTCAATTGCCGGAAAGAACCTGGAACAGATCCTTTCCGTGTTGCCGTTTATGGTGATTGGGACCCTCATTTTGCTATTCACTGGTCGGATCTTGAACGGTCTGGCGCTCGGCGATGATTTAGCTCGCGGCTTAGGTCAGAATCCTGCTCTCGGACGCGGGCTTTCGGCTCTTGGCGTGGTGCTGCTTTGCGGTTCAGCCACCGCTCTTGCCGGGCCCATTGGCTTCATCGGATTGATCGTGCCGCACCTTTTGCGGACTCTGATCGGCACCGACTACCGCTGGTTGTTGCCTTATTCGCTGCTCACTGCCCCCATTGTGCTGGTGGCAGCAGATGTGCTCGGACGAATAGTGCTTCTGCCGGGCGAAGTACCGGCCGGGATCATCTCAGTGATAATCGGTGCCCCGGTTTTCATCTGGCTGGTGCGTAAGCGCAAGGCGATTAGCCTATGA
- a CDS encoding iron-siderophore ABC transporter substrate-binding protein has protein sequence MKISRPRNLAGLGVAALVAALALTSCSTGNVAATDKNSEPSAASDQFPVTLKNVFGETTIKSQPQRVATVSWVNDDTALALGVVPVGMPKVEWGGDAQGLTPWKADALSKLSASLGTEKAPKLYSEADGINFTEIAKTTPDVILAAYSGLSKEDYQKLSKIAPVVAYNGDPYGTSWQDSTTAIGKALGKSQQAQELVTSTEKAIKDEASKFPQLAGKSFVAGNLEPGKADGVNIYTDLDNRPKFLTSLGLKQSSVVQAATKDAKSFFISWSLEKANELDSDVFVSWVPDAGAKDAILKDPLLGQVPAIKKGALVADPDKTLNLAISAASPLSIPWALNKFVPELAAALDAAAK, from the coding sequence GTGAAAATTTCTCGCCCCCGTAACCTAGCCGGTCTAGGCGTTGCCGCCCTGGTTGCCGCACTCGCTCTTACTTCCTGTTCAACCGGCAACGTTGCAGCTACCGACAAGAACAGCGAGCCCAGCGCGGCTAGCGATCAGTTCCCGGTCACCTTGAAAAACGTCTTCGGCGAGACCACTATCAAGAGCCAGCCGCAACGTGTCGCCACGGTGTCCTGGGTGAATGACGATACCGCTTTGGCGCTCGGAGTGGTTCCGGTGGGCATGCCGAAGGTGGAATGGGGTGGCGACGCTCAGGGTTTGACGCCCTGGAAGGCCGATGCGCTCAGTAAACTCTCGGCCTCGCTCGGTACTGAGAAGGCGCCGAAGCTCTACAGCGAAGCCGACGGGATTAACTTTACCGAGATCGCCAAGACCACTCCCGATGTCATCCTGGCCGCGTATTCTGGTTTGTCCAAGGAGGACTACCAGAAGCTCTCCAAGATCGCTCCGGTGGTGGCGTACAACGGTGATCCCTACGGCACTTCCTGGCAGGATTCCACCACCGCGATTGGCAAAGCCCTGGGCAAGAGCCAGCAGGCTCAGGAACTCGTCACCTCCACCGAGAAAGCCATTAAGGATGAGGCCTCGAAGTTCCCGCAGCTAGCGGGCAAAAGCTTTGTCGCCGGCAATCTTGAGCCGGGTAAAGCCGACGGGGTAAACATCTACACTGATCTCGATAACCGGCCTAAGTTCCTGACCAGCCTTGGCCTGAAGCAATCATCAGTGGTTCAGGCAGCTACTAAAGATGCCAAGAGCTTCTTCATCTCCTGGTCTTTGGAGAAAGCCAATGAGCTAGATTCAGATGTTTTCGTCAGTTGGGTCCCCGACGCGGGTGCCAAAGACGCGATCCTCAAGGATCCCTTGCTCGGGCAGGTACCGGCCATTAAGAAGGGTGCGTTAGTTGCCGACCCGGATAAAACGCTGAACTTGGCGATCTCAGCAGCCTCGCCATTGAGCATTCCCTGGGCTTTGAACAAATTCGTGCCGGAATTGGCTGCGGCGCTCGATGCTGCGGCCAAGTAG
- a CDS encoding MarR family winged helix-turn-helix transcriptional regulator, translating to MSIPVSNPVPHSAGPQWLSTEQRRAWLALLSTLATLPREFDAPLQRAAQLTLFDYNVLAMLSEQSDGRLPMSELASRTAASLSRLSHVVRKLEGRGLLSRSAHPADGRVTTAELSVFGRQLVEQLAPEHVEQVQRLIFQRLDATEVEQLDQILRKLLSGIDQNQWIFRAD from the coding sequence GTGTCTATTCCAGTGTCTAATCCGGTACCTCATTCGGCGGGGCCCCAGTGGCTCTCCACCGAGCAGCGACGGGCCTGGTTAGCGCTGCTCTCGACACTGGCGACCTTGCCGCGGGAGTTCGATGCGCCGTTACAGAGGGCAGCGCAGCTAACGCTCTTCGACTACAACGTGCTGGCCATGCTCAGCGAGCAGTCGGACGGCAGGCTGCCGATGAGTGAGTTGGCCTCGCGCACTGCGGCCTCGCTCTCCCGACTCTCGCATGTGGTGCGTAAGCTGGAGGGTCGCGGATTGCTCTCCCGCAGCGCACACCCAGCGGATGGCAGGGTTACCACGGCCGAGCTTTCGGTGTTTGGTCGACAACTTGTCGAGCAGCTGGCGCCCGAGCACGTCGAGCAGGTGCAGCGATTGATTTTCCAGCGGCTTGACGCCACCGAAGTAGAACAGCTGGATCAGATCCTGCGAAAGTTGCTCAGTGGCATTGATCAGAATCAATGGATCTTCCGAGCCGACTGA
- a CDS encoding glutathione S-transferase family protein: MADTEQNVEHREQFSTAGAYVHSGEEYTRDTNYIEDRITRDGQPGKNGEPGWPVEAGRYRLVVARACPWAHRSTIVRRLLGLEDVISLGICGPTHDVRSWTFDLDEGAKDPVLGIERLQQAYFSRFPNYPRGITVPAIVDVPSGSVVTNNFPQITLDFSTEWQEFHRPGAPKLYPEELREEIDSVNKRVFTEVNNGVYRCGFAGSQQAYDDAYHRLFNALDWLSERLETQRYLVGDTITEADVRLFTTLVRFDAVYHGHFKCNRSKLTEMPVLWAYARDLFQTPGFGDTVNFEQIKQHYYIVHTDLNPTQIVPLGPDESGWLSEHGRHELGGRPFGEGTPPSRPASEG, translated from the coding sequence ATGGCTGATACCGAGCAGAACGTTGAGCACCGCGAACAATTCAGTACCGCCGGGGCCTATGTGCACTCCGGCGAGGAATACACCAGAGACACCAATTACATTGAGGACCGGATCACTCGTGATGGGCAGCCCGGCAAGAACGGTGAGCCGGGCTGGCCGGTGGAGGCAGGCCGTTATCGACTCGTGGTGGCACGCGCCTGCCCCTGGGCGCATCGTTCCACCATTGTGCGTCGCCTGCTCGGCCTGGAAGATGTCATCTCCCTGGGAATTTGCGGGCCGACCCACGATGTGCGGAGCTGGACCTTCGACCTCGACGAGGGGGCTAAAGACCCGGTGCTGGGTATTGAGAGACTGCAGCAGGCCTATTTCAGCAGGTTCCCCAACTATCCCCGTGGCATTACGGTCCCGGCAATCGTCGATGTTCCCAGCGGATCGGTGGTAACCAATAATTTCCCGCAGATCACCTTGGATTTCAGCACCGAATGGCAAGAGTTCCACCGTCCCGGTGCGCCCAAGCTGTATCCCGAAGAGCTCCGGGAGGAAATTGATTCGGTCAATAAGAGGGTGTTCACCGAGGTCAATAATGGCGTCTACCGCTGCGGCTTTGCGGGTTCCCAGCAGGCCTATGATGATGCTTATCATCGGCTGTTCAACGCGCTGGATTGGCTCAGCGAGCGGTTGGAAACGCAGCGTTACCTAGTTGGCGACACGATTACCGAGGCTGACGTCAGGCTGTTCACCACCCTGGTGCGCTTTGATGCCGTCTACCACGGCCACTTCAAGTGCAACCGCAGCAAACTTACCGAGATGCCGGTGCTTTGGGCTTACGCTCGTGACTTATTTCAGACCCCCGGGTTCGGCGATACGGTCAATTTCGAACAGATCAAACAGCATTACTACATCGTGCACACCGATCTGAACCCGACGCAGATTGTGCCGCTCGGACCGGATGAGAGCGGTTGGCTGAGCGAGCATGGGCGGCACGAGCTGGGAGGGCGTCCCTTCGGTGAAGGCACGCCGCCTTCCCGGCCAGCGAGTGAAGGCTGA
- a CDS encoding MFS transporter produces the protein MPAHLQSTKTITARRPTWLIVTILCLSGTVVSLQQTLMVPLLPDFPKILHTTPDDVSWLVTATLLTAAVATPIVSKMADMYGKRRMMIVAMVTMVIGSVICAVGESFGWLVVGRAFQGLAASLIPVGISILRDELPKERVASAVALMSATLGIGSALGLPLSGLIYQGLGWEAIFWLSTAVGVLMIIAVLSVVPESELRTHGRFDYLGAVLLSIALTALLLAISKGGHWGWSSEPVILLFITAVVFLAAWVPYELRVSQPMVDLRTSSRRPVLLTNLASLLVGFSMYANMLATTQQLQLPEISGFGFGLAVTVAGLCMVPSGLAMVAFAPISAGLTKRFGAKTTLIVGAAVLALSYVARVFLTGQVWMVILGATAVSVGTAIAYAAMPTLIMRAVPITETASANGLNSLLRAVGTSTASAAIAAILTGLVAQHGELTLPTLSAFTTVFWVAAVAALAAIGVAVFIPAAQSVSTATGAIKLVPGAEQQDKRPSTAALPKLAAEPELQLADDEIVVRGTVLSSVGKAVRNAVVTALDLDGEPADWSRADNEGRYTLVLPGAGHYLVISSADGWAPSSAVADFAAGERDRKILLKERLALSGTVRSAGQPAARALLTLTKPTGEFVCSVRSDQQGGYQMPLPQTGRYILSGLAEGATEASAQQVFLSSQASVLNFDELPAAELVRS, from the coding sequence GTGCCAGCGCATTTGCAAAGCACTAAAACCATCACCGCCCGTCGACCTACCTGGCTGATTGTCACCATCCTCTGCCTCTCCGGGACAGTCGTCTCCCTACAACAGACCCTGATGGTGCCACTGCTCCCCGACTTTCCCAAGATTCTGCACACCACCCCGGATGATGTCTCCTGGCTGGTTACCGCCACTCTGCTAACCGCTGCGGTGGCGACCCCCATCGTTTCCAAAATGGCTGATATGTACGGCAAACGACGGATGATGATCGTCGCCATGGTCACCATGGTGATTGGCTCGGTGATCTGCGCCGTCGGCGAATCCTTCGGCTGGCTCGTGGTGGGGCGCGCCTTTCAGGGTCTAGCTGCCTCGCTCATTCCGGTCGGAATCTCGATCCTGCGCGACGAGTTACCGAAGGAACGAGTGGCCTCGGCCGTCGCTCTGATGAGTGCGACGCTGGGCATCGGCAGCGCGCTGGGCTTGCCGCTTTCCGGCCTGATTTATCAGGGTCTCGGCTGGGAGGCGATTTTCTGGCTCAGCACTGCGGTCGGCGTGCTGATGATCATCGCCGTACTGAGCGTGGTACCGGAATCCGAACTGCGTACTCATGGCCGCTTCGACTACCTCGGTGCAGTGCTGCTCTCAATTGCCTTGACCGCACTGCTTCTCGCCATCTCCAAGGGTGGGCACTGGGGTTGGAGCAGCGAACCGGTGATCCTACTCTTTATTACCGCAGTGGTTTTCCTAGCCGCCTGGGTGCCCTATGAATTGAGGGTCAGCCAACCCATGGTCGATTTGCGCACCTCCTCGCGCCGCCCGGTGCTGCTGACCAACCTCGCCTCGCTGCTGGTTGGGTTCTCGATGTACGCCAATATGCTGGCCACCACTCAACAGTTACAGCTCCCCGAGATCAGCGGCTTTGGCTTCGGGCTAGCGGTGACCGTGGCCGGCCTGTGCATGGTGCCGTCAGGTTTGGCGATGGTTGCCTTCGCACCTATTTCAGCAGGATTAACGAAACGATTCGGCGCCAAGACCACCCTGATTGTCGGGGCCGCAGTGCTAGCGCTCTCTTATGTCGCGCGGGTTTTTCTTACCGGTCAGGTCTGGATGGTCATTCTGGGGGCCACTGCGGTCAGCGTAGGCACCGCGATCGCTTACGCGGCAATGCCGACCCTGATTATGCGCGCGGTACCGATTACCGAAACCGCTTCCGCCAATGGCCTCAATTCGCTGCTTCGAGCGGTCGGCACCTCGACCGCGAGCGCTGCCATTGCCGCCATTCTCACCGGTCTGGTGGCTCAACACGGTGAGCTAACCTTGCCGACGCTGAGCGCCTTCACCACGGTGTTCTGGGTAGCGGCAGTGGCCGCACTCGCGGCGATAGGAGTCGCCGTGTTCATCCCAGCTGCTCAGTCGGTGAGCACCGCCACCGGGGCGATCAAGCTAGTTCCCGGCGCCGAACAGCAGGACAAACGCCCCAGCACCGCCGCGCTGCCGAAGCTTGCCGCGGAACCGGAGTTACAGCTCGCCGACGACGAAATCGTGGTGCGTGGCACTGTGCTCAGTTCAGTTGGTAAGGCAGTCCGCAATGCCGTAGTCACCGCACTCGACTTGGATGGTGAGCCCGCAGACTGGTCTCGCGCGGACAATGAAGGCAGATACACCCTGGTGCTGCCCGGCGCGGGCCACTATTTGGTGATCTCCAGCGCTGACGGCTGGGCACCGTCGTCCGCAGTAGCTGATTTTGCCGCCGGGGAACGGGACCGCAAGATCTTGCTGAAAGAGCGCTTAGCGCTCAGCGGCACGGTCCGCTCTGCCGGGCAACCAGCCGCCCGAGCCTTGCTCACGCTGACCAAACCCACTGGAGAGTTCGTCTGCTCGGTACGTAGCGATCAGCAGGGCGGCTACCAGATGCCGTTGCCGCAAACCGGGCGGTACATTCTCAGTGGACTGGCAGAGGGTGCCACTGAGGCCTCAGCTCAACAGGTGTTCCTCAGTTCTCAGGCTTCGGTGCTGAACTTCGACGAGCTGCCCGCCGCCGAGTTGGTGCGCTCATGA
- a CDS encoding TetR family transcriptional regulator gives MTSREAIIAAARQLFAEQGYTAVTIKDIASKAGYSPAMVMKAMGSKAELYAAATPLAPSDEELSTEPLGFQLARRLVERRETGQPEPWAMAPIRVHDSPDRELAREETRNKYLGWLSERLGPQQQKAELVMALLIGFGSGMRSIGLFAEVPAEELIQRYGAILQQIIDS, from the coding sequence ATGACCAGCCGGGAGGCGATTATCGCGGCCGCCCGGCAGCTCTTCGCCGAACAGGGCTATACCGCGGTGACCATTAAAGACATCGCCAGCAAGGCGGGTTACTCCCCGGCGATGGTGATGAAGGCAATGGGCAGCAAAGCGGAACTCTACGCAGCTGCCACCCCGCTCGCACCCAGCGACGAGGAACTGAGCACAGAACCCCTCGGTTTCCAGCTGGCCCGTCGTCTAGTGGAACGCCGGGAAACCGGTCAACCGGAGCCCTGGGCGATGGCACCGATCAGGGTGCATGATTCCCCCGATCGAGAGCTTGCTCGGGAAGAAACCCGCAATAAATACCTGGGCTGGCTGAGCGAGCGATTGGGGCCACAGCAGCAGAAAGCCGAACTAGTCATGGCGCTTTTGATCGGCTTTGGCAGTGGAATGCGCAGCATCGGGCTGTTTGCGGAGGTGCCGGCAGAGGAATTAATCCAGCGCTACGGCGCCATTTTGCAGCAAATTATTGACAGCTAA
- a CDS encoding SDR family oxidoreductase has protein sequence MPSEIAVTGASGQIGGLVAKLLDQAGLPARLLLRPGRNLEGLKLASRREFQGFHDVPAARSALSGVEVLFMVSAAEAPDRLAQHFSFLDAAAAAGVQHIVYTSFIGASPTSTFTLARDHWATEQRIIAKGFDHTFLRDNFYLDLLPHFADQHGVIRGPAADGRVAAVARADVSRSAAAILLDPAKHLNTSYDLTGPEALSLPEVAAEITRLTGRATSFQHETVAEAYASRAVFNAPDWELDAWVSTYTAIAAGEMAALSPAVRELTGREPLSLGELLSIESGKV, from the coding sequence ATGCCCAGTGAGATCGCCGTCACCGGAGCAAGTGGCCAGATTGGCGGCTTAGTAGCCAAGCTGCTCGATCAGGCCGGACTGCCCGCTCGCCTGCTGCTCAGGCCGGGCAGAAATCTCGAGGGGCTGAAGCTGGCTTCGCGAAGAGAATTCCAGGGCTTCCACGACGTCCCGGCTGCCCGCAGCGCGCTGAGCGGGGTCGAAGTGCTGTTCATGGTCTCGGCCGCCGAAGCTCCAGACCGACTAGCCCAACACTTCAGCTTCCTGGATGCGGCCGCCGCGGCGGGGGTGCAACACATTGTCTACACCTCATTCATCGGAGCCTCGCCAACGTCGACTTTCACCCTCGCTCGTGACCATTGGGCGACCGAACAGCGAATCATTGCCAAGGGCTTCGATCACACCTTCTTGAGAGACAACTTCTACCTCGATCTATTGCCTCACTTCGCCGATCAGCACGGCGTGATCCGTGGCCCGGCGGCCGACGGCCGAGTGGCGGCGGTGGCTCGGGCAGATGTCTCCCGGAGTGCCGCGGCGATCTTGCTGGATCCTGCTAAGCATCTCAATACCAGTTACGATCTGACCGGCCCGGAGGCTCTGAGTTTGCCCGAGGTTGCCGCGGAGATCACCAGGCTGACCGGCAGGGCGACCAGCTTTCAGCACGAAACCGTCGCCGAGGCTTATGCTTCCCGGGCCGTTTTCAACGCCCCCGATTGGGAGCTCGATGCTTGGGTGAGCACCTATACCGCAATAGCGGCCGGTGAAATGGCCGCGCTTAGCCCCGCTGTCCGCGAGCTGACCGGTCGAGAGCCATTATCCCTAGGTGAACTCTTGAGCATTGAATCAGGGAAAGTTTGA
- a CDS encoding acyl-CoA thioesterase, which translates to MSLSLQIPMRWGDMDAYGHINNVEIVRILEEARVHAFGPPAGTGLPGVEVELPIFADLPSGIQALVVEHRIKYLSPLHYRNLPARVDIWVSAVKGASFTVAYAIYDAVSGTKCVIAETTLAYFDEAAQRLIRLLPEKKELLQGLLEESNFP; encoded by the coding sequence ATGAGCCTTAGTCTGCAGATCCCAATGCGTTGGGGTGATATGGATGCCTACGGGCATATCAATAATGTGGAGATCGTGCGCATCTTAGAAGAGGCTCGAGTGCACGCTTTCGGACCACCAGCCGGCACCGGGCTGCCCGGTGTGGAGGTCGAGCTGCCGATTTTTGCTGATTTACCCAGCGGCATCCAAGCGCTTGTGGTCGAGCATCGGATTAAATATCTTTCACCATTGCATTACCGGAACTTACCTGCCCGGGTTGATATTTGGGTCAGTGCGGTGAAAGGCGCAAGCTTCACAGTCGCCTATGCCATCTACGATGCGGTGAGTGGTACCAAATGCGTGATCGCCGAAACCACGCTGGCCTATTTCGACGAGGCAGCGCAGCGGTTGATCAGGCTACTGCCGGAGAAGAAGGAACTATTGCAGGGACTGCTGGAGGAATCAAACTTTCCCTGA